The following proteins are co-located in the Microplitis demolitor isolate Queensland-Clemson2020A chromosome 5, iyMicDemo2.1a, whole genome shotgun sequence genome:
- the LOC103575276 gene encoding lipopolysaccharide-induced tumor necrosis factor-alpha factor homolog has product MEKNQASMSSMPGPAAPGCSDSGIGASAPPPPLPPSYEEAMAQSITMPNPQIGSINVLPYPGDSRVPLNSSYIQPTVQIPQPSHVDGPGPYDYQPPRSLPPSYPITSEIRMVRPTGTYTLSSSPIKMQCPSCLTDIKTSTVSDHQPMAHICCLILCILGCCLCSCLPYCTNYFMTVHHFCPRCKIYIGTWKGFEPSRRLMAVRV; this is encoded by the exons atggaaaaaaatcaaGCGAGCATGTCGTCAATGCCTGGTCCAGCAGCACCAGGTTGTTCAGATTCAGGAATTGGAGCATCAGCACCTCCACCACCACTTCCACCGTCATATGAGGAAGCTATGGCACAATCAATCACCATGCCAAATCCTCAAATAGGATCTATAAATGTCTTGCCGTATCCCGGAGATTCCCGCGTACCTTTAAACAGCTCCT ATATACAACCGACTGTTCAAATACCACAACCAAGTCATGTTGATGGGCCAGGTCCTTATGATTATCAGCCTCCACGGAGTTTACCTCCATCGTATCCAATAACATCTGAGATTCGAATGGTTCGTCCAACTGGGACTTACACATTATCATCCAGTCCTATTAAAATGCAGTGTCCTTCTTGTCTGACTGATATTAAAACATCAACAGTATCTGATCATCAACCTATGGCTCACATATGCTGTCTTATTCTCTGTATTCTTGG atGTTGCTTATGCTCATGTTTGCCGTACTgtacaaattatttcatgaCAGTACATCATTTTTGTCCAcgatgtaaaatttatatcggCACGTGGAAGGGTTTTGAACCGTCAAGACGATTAATGGCAGTCagggtttaa